Proteins from a single region of Carassius gibelio isolate Cgi1373 ecotype wild population from Czech Republic chromosome A5, carGib1.2-hapl.c, whole genome shotgun sequence:
- the LOC127993234 gene encoding zinc finger protein 436, producing the protein MAKFGDLKTFLESSLNEIFRATVSDILDSVEQTVGEYQRKIQRIESENEDLRKRLCAKEKRTNYIKTEDEDCVVAQLESSRDNSSQTSSACMNEYNDQTKMAGDLPCSRTKSQTIDVQSIQLNKDCATQYLFVKADPDMEDGCAVDLSNPHASPKYSSKEIKIEDTNENFDSEQHALFKHPLEPEINSNDCDVKVTVVSDMHLYHVDEGECSRRAELEEEARESPEPDIISDEESNPDSEGFSGLLHMTASSPNSEELRPNYSCGQFNKSSKHDASLGIPLRSQSSEKTHICGQCGKGFDRADLLKNHQRTHTGERPFVCNLCGKSYGHQGQLRIHKRIHTGERPYCCPHCGKRFNEHNQLKVHLRTHTGERPYTCNVCSKTFTNAGNLRSHQRVHTGEKPYACGHCGKRFNGMGDLKTHYRIHTGEKPYRCELCTKTFSQAGHLTIHKRMHTGERPYGCGECGKRFTVASSLKLHQLTHTGEKLHNCSHCDKSFSRAGHLKRHELVHSKEKLYCCTHCDRKYSDQSSLKKHQKLHVTVENEGDQSTAAALVTE; encoded by the exons ATGGCGAAGTTTGGCGATTTAAAAACCTTTCTTGAATCATCGTTAAATGAAATCTTCCGTGCGACCGTCAGTGACATTCTGGATTCAGTAGAGCAGACTGTCGGCGAGTATCAGCGTAAAATTCAGCGAATTGAGTCCGAAAATGAGGATCTGAGAAAACGACTTTGTGCAAAAGAAAAAAGGACAAATTATATCAAAACTG AAGATGAAGACTGTGTTGTGGCTCAGCTTGAGTCTTCAAGAGACAATTCCAGCCAGACTTCATCTGCTTGTATGAATGAATACAATGATCAGACGAAGATGGCTGGAGATTTACCGTGCAGCCGTACAAAATCACAAACCATAGACGTCCAGTCGATCCAACTAAACAAAGATTGTGCAACACAATATTTATTCGTAAAGGCCGACCCAGACATGGAGGATGGATGTGCTGTTGACCTTTCAAATCCTCATGCTTCTCCTAAATACTccagtaaagaaataaaaatagaggATACGAATGAGAACTTTGACTCTGAACAACACGCTTTATTTAAACATCCTTTAGAGCCAGAGATCAACTCTAACGACTGTGATGTTAAAGTAACGGTAGTGTCAGACATGCACCTTTATCATGTTGATGAAGGCGAGTGCAGCAGACGTGCAGAGTTGGAGGAGGAAGCGCGGGAGTCACCGGAGCCCGATATCATCTCTGATGAAGAGTCTAATCCAGACAGTGAGGGGTTTTCTGGATTGTTGCATATGACGGCGTCGTCGCCAAACTCCGAAGAGCTGAGACCAAATTATTCCTGTGGTCAATTTAACAAGAGCTCCAAGCATGACGCGTCGCTCGGCATCCCGTTGAGATCTCAAAGCTCTGAGAAGACGCACATCTGCGGCCAGTGCGGGAAGGGGTTTGACCGAGCCGATCTCCTGAAGAACCACCAGCGCACGCACACCGGAGAAAGACCGTTCGTCTGTAACCTGTGCGGGAAGAGCTACGGCCATCAGGGCCAGCTGCGCATCCACAAAAGGATCCACACAGGCGAGAGGCCGTACTGCTGCCCGCACTGCGGCAAACGATTCAACGAACACAACCAGCTTAAAGTCCACCTACGGACCCACACGGGCGAACGGCCATACACCTGCAACGTATGTAGCAAAACCTTCACCAACGCCGGAAACCTGAGGAGCCACCAGAGAGtacacaccggagagaagccctATGCCTGCGGCCATTGTGGGAAGAGGTTTAACGGTATGGGTGACCTTAAAACACACTACCGCATCCACACGGGCGAAAAGCCTTACCGCTGCGAGCTGTGCACCAAGACCTTCAGCCAAGCCGGGCATCTGACCATCCACAAGCGCATGCACACCGGCGAGAGGCCGTACGGCTGTGGAGAGTGCGGGAAGCGCTTCACGGTGGCCAGTAGCCTGAAACTGCACCAGTTAACACACACCGGAGAGAAACTGCACAACTGCTCGCACTGCGACAAGAGCTTCAGCCGGGCTGGACACCTCAAGAGACACGAGCTGGTCCACTCCAAAGAGAAGCTGTATTGCTGCACGCATTGCGACAGGAAATACAGTGACCAGTCTTCTCTGAAGAAACACCAGAAACTGCACGTGACGGTCGAGAATGAAGGTGACCAGAGCACAGCTGCTGCGCTGGTCACAGAGTAA